In Salmonella enterica subsp. enterica serovar Typhimurium str. LT2, a single window of DNA contains:
- the mdoC gene encoding membrane protein (required for succinyl substitution of glucan backbone of OPG (osmoregulated periplasmic glucan); similar to E. coli orf, hypothetical protein (AAC74131.1); Blastp hit to AAC74131.1 (385 aa), 82% identity in aa 1 - 379) — MSSVPAPREYFLDSIRAWLMLLGIPFHISLIYSTHSWHVNSAAPSWWLTLFNDFIHAFRMQVFFVISGYFSYMLFLRYPLKHWWKVRVERVGIPMLTAIPLLTLPQFILLQYVKEKTENWPTLSAYEKYNTLAWELISHLWFLLVLVILTTVSIGIFTWFQKRQETSKPRPAAISLAKLSLIFFLLGVAYAAIRRIIFIVYPAILSDGMFNFIVMQTLFYVPFFILGALAFIHPDLKARFTTPSRGCTLGAAVAFIAYLLNQRYGSGDAWMYETESVITMVMGLWMVNVVFSLGHRLLNFQSARVTYFVNASLFIYLVHHPLTLFFGAYITPHISSNLIGFLCGLIFVMGIALILYEIHLRIPLLKFLFSGKPPVKRESRATIG; from the coding sequence ATGAGCTCTGTACCCGCGCCGCGTGAATATTTTCTTGACTCTATCCGCGCATGGCTGATGTTGTTAGGGATTCCCTTTCATATCTCGTTGATCTATTCCACTCACAGTTGGCATGTCAATAGCGCCGCGCCATCGTGGTGGCTAACCCTGTTTAACGATTTTATCCACGCTTTTCGTATGCAGGTGTTTTTTGTTATTTCTGGTTATTTTTCGTACATGTTATTTTTACGTTATCCATTAAAACACTGGTGGAAAGTACGGGTAGAACGTGTGGGTATTCCCATGCTTACCGCAATCCCTTTGCTTACCTTGCCGCAATTTATCCTGTTGCAATATGTCAAAGAGAAAACAGAGAACTGGCCTACACTCTCTGCCTATGAAAAATATAATACGTTAGCGTGGGAACTCATTTCACATCTGTGGTTTTTACTGGTGCTGGTGATATTAACCACCGTCAGCATCGGGATTTTTACCTGGTTCCAAAAAAGGCAGGAAACAAGCAAGCCTCGTCCCGCCGCTATTTCGCTGGCCAAACTTTCGCTTATTTTTTTCCTGCTGGGGGTGGCTTACGCTGCTATCAGGCGCATTATATTCATCGTATATCCGGCAATCCTCAGTGACGGCATGTTCAATTTTATTGTGATGCAAACGCTATTTTATGTGCCGTTTTTTATTCTCGGCGCGTTGGCCTTCATTCACCCCGATCTGAAAGCGCGCTTCACCACGCCCTCACGCGGATGCACTTTAGGCGCTGCCGTTGCTTTTATCGCGTATCTGCTGAATCAACGTTATGGGAGCGGCGACGCCTGGATGTACGAAACCGAATCCGTGATTACGATGGTAATGGGGCTATGGATGGTGAACGTGGTATTTTCACTGGGGCATCGCTTGTTAAACTTTCAGTCCGCGCGTGTCACCTATTTCGTGAATGCTTCGCTGTTTATCTATCTGGTGCATCATCCCTTAACGCTTTTCTTTGGCGCGTATATTACGCCGCATATCTCCTCCAACCTGATCGGGTTCTTGTGCGGGCTGATATTTGTTATGGGTATTGCGTTAATTCTGTATGAAATTCATTTACGCATCCCGCTCCTGAAATTTCTCTTTTCAGGTAAACCGCCGGTAAAACGAGAAAGTCGCGCCACGATCGGGTAG
- the mdoG gene encoding periplasmic glucans biosynthesis protein (similar to E. coli periplasmic glucans biosynthesis protein (AAC74132.1); Blastp hit to AAC74132.1 (511 aa), 93% identity in aa 1 - 511) — protein sequence MMKMRWLGAAIMLTLYASSSWAFSIDDVAKQAQSLAGKGYEAPKSNLPSVFRDMKYADYQQIQFNSDKAYWNNLKTPFKLEFYHQGMYFDTPVKINEVTATTVKRIKYSPDYFNFGNVQHDKDTVKDLGFAGFKVLYPINSKDKNDEIVSMLGASYFRVIGAGQVYGLSARGLAIDTALPSGEEFPRFREFWIERPKPTDKRLTVYALLDSPRATGAYRFVIIPGRDTVVDVQSKVYLRDKVGKLGVAPLTSMFLFGPNQPSPTTNYRPELHDSNGLSIHAGNGEWIWRPLNNPKHLAVSSYAMENPQGFGLLQRGREFSRFEDLDDRYDLRPSAWITPKGDWGKGKVELVEIPTNDETNDNIVAYWTPDQLPEPGKEMNFKYTLTFSRDEDKLHAPDNAWVLQTRRSTGDVKQSNLIRQPDGTIAFVVDFVGADMKKLPPDTPVAAQTSIGDNGEIVDSNVRYNPVTKGWRLMLRVKVKDAKKTTEMRAALVNADQTLSETWSYQLPANE from the coding sequence ATGATGAAAATGCGTTGGTTGGGCGCAGCTATTATGTTAACGCTCTACGCATCATCGAGCTGGGCGTTCAGCATTGATGACGTGGCAAAACAAGCTCAATCTTTAGCCGGGAAAGGCTATGAGGCGCCTAAAAGCAACTTGCCCTCCGTTTTCCGCGACATGAAATATGCGGATTATCAGCAGATCCAGTTTAACAGCGATAAAGCCTACTGGAACAACTTAAAGACCCCTTTTAAGCTCGAATTTTACCATCAGGGGATGTACTTCGATACGCCGGTCAAGATTAACGAAGTGACGGCGACGACGGTCAAAAGAATCAAATACAGCCCGGATTACTTCAATTTTGGCAATGTTCAGCACGATAAAGACACGGTAAAAGATTTAGGCTTCGCCGGGTTCAAAGTCCTGTACCCCATTAACAGTAAAGATAAGAACGACGAAATCGTCAGTATGCTTGGCGCCAGCTATTTCCGCGTTATCGGCGCAGGCCAGGTATATGGCTTATCTGCGCGCGGCCTGGCGATTGATACCGCCTTACCATCTGGTGAAGAGTTTCCCCGCTTTCGCGAGTTCTGGATTGAGCGTCCAAAACCCACCGATAAGCGTTTGACCGTCTATGCATTACTCGATTCTCCGCGCGCGACCGGCGCTTACCGTTTTGTGATCATTCCTGGCCGCGATACCGTGGTGGACGTGCAGTCAAAAGTCTATCTGCGCGATAAAGTGGGCAAGCTGGGCGTTGCGCCATTAACCAGTATGTTCCTGTTTGGGCCAAACCAGCCGTCGCCGACGACCAACTATCGTCCGGAACTGCATGACTCGAACGGCTTATCCATTCATGCGGGTAATGGCGAGTGGATTTGGCGTCCGCTGAACAATCCAAAACACCTCGCTGTGAGCAGCTATGCAATGGAAAACCCTCAGGGATTCGGCCTGTTGCAGCGTGGTCGCGAGTTCTCGCGCTTTGAAGATTTAGACGATCGCTACGACCTGCGTCCAAGCGCCTGGATTACCCCGAAAGGCGACTGGGGCAAAGGTAAGGTTGAACTGGTTGAAATTCCGACCAATGATGAAACCAACGATAACATCGTCGCTTACTGGACTCCGGATCAACTGCCGGAACCGGGTAAAGAGATGAACTTCAAGTACACTCTGACCTTCAGCCGCGATGAAGATAAACTTCATGCGCCGGATAATGCCTGGGTGCTGCAAACACGCCGCTCAACGGGCGACGTTAAACAGTCAAATCTGATTCGCCAGCCCGACGGCACTATTGCCTTTGTGGTGGATTTCGTTGGCGCCGACATGAAAAAACTGCCGCCGGATACGCCCGTCGCTGCGCAAACCAGCATTGGCGATAACGGTGAAATCGTTGACAGTAATGTACGCTATAACCCAGTCACTAAAGGCTGGCGTTTAATGCTGCGCGTGAAAGTCAAAGACGCGAAGAAAACCACGGAAATGCGTGCCGCATTGGTGAATGCCGATCAGACGCTAAGTGAAACCTGGAGCTACCAGTTACCTGCCAATGAATAA